One Algibacter sp. L3A6 genomic region harbors:
- a CDS encoding gamma-glutamyltransferase, with the protein MLWQKNILNGPFKADNMTMQEALNSSRLLHQWLPDEINMKRHSFDKTIIQTLKKLRYSINEKDSPVIGKVDGILVLDDKTLEGGADYRGDDTAIGF; encoded by the coding sequence ATGCTTTGGCAGAAAAATATATTAAATGGACCTTTTAAAGCAGATAACATGACCATGCAAGAAGCGCTAAACTCGTCACGCTTACTCCATCAATGGCTGCCAGATGAAATTAACATGAAACGCCATTCTTTCGATAAAACTATAATACAAACCCTTAAAAAATTAAGGTATTCAATTAACGAAAAAGATTCTCCTGTCATAGGAAAAGTAGATGGAATTCTTGTTTTAGATGATAAAACTTTGGAAGGAGGCGCAGATTATCGTGGAGATGATACCGCCATCGGATTTTGA
- a CDS encoding ComEC/Rec2 family competence protein, producing the protein MAHKFVGLSEDHKKIYLYELNVKTGNLKKERQVLWGDWLSIKGNHDFSDIGPGWLAINWSPNTPKAKTLFIKEVDTTDTRPLEIVFVDVGQGDGAVLITPERNEEERIMVIDAGEGENMKTFLEGRFAHRGFQFEAAIITHPDMDHYYGFKSIFENNTIGFNTIYQNGLVERPVKGTFDKVGGYKEDATTKKKYIENLAINKTDIEAHFSDNSNFGRYVFPKVMHAALNNPKIKDFKMLSIDSSQSTHENDRIYMPDFAPSDGKNYSIEVLGPVTDKDKNDNIRLEKISDYGKTKNGHSIILRLHYGKFKVLFGGDLNKPAEKFLLKHYTKRKSFPRYGTEASKIMIEEAKHWFNAEVMKVCHHGAADVTNEFMSSVNPACFVISSGDQEGHVHPRPDLLGRLGKYGRGDSPVLLSTELQRSTREHEDKNVISTLKKNIGKMVKNPSDKLNALIEEGINHLAKTNVDVYGAIYLKTDGERLITAFKIEEKSKLKKWFYFEYKIDDSGELTLIS; encoded by the coding sequence ATGGCGCATAAATTTGTTGGCTTATCGGAGGATCACAAAAAAATATATTTATACGAGCTTAACGTAAAAACAGGTAATCTTAAAAAAGAACGCCAAGTTTTATGGGGAGATTGGCTTTCTATTAAAGGCAACCATGATTTTAGTGACATTGGACCAGGTTGGCTAGCCATAAACTGGTCGCCAAACACACCAAAAGCCAAAACACTTTTTATAAAAGAAGTTGATACTACGGACACTAGACCATTAGAAATTGTTTTTGTAGACGTGGGCCAAGGTGATGGCGCTGTACTAATTACCCCTGAGCGTAACGAAGAGGAACGCATTATGGTTATTGATGCTGGAGAAGGAGAAAACATGAAAACCTTTCTCGAAGGCAGGTTTGCCCACCGTGGATTTCAATTTGAAGCAGCCATAATTACCCATCCCGATATGGATCACTACTACGGGTTTAAATCTATATTTGAAAATAACACCATTGGATTTAACACTATTTATCAAAACGGTTTGGTGGAGCGTCCAGTAAAAGGAACTTTTGATAAAGTTGGAGGTTATAAAGAAGATGCTACGACCAAAAAAAAGTACATTGAAAATTTAGCCATAAACAAAACTGACATTGAAGCACATTTTAGTGATAATTCAAACTTTGGTAGATATGTATTTCCGAAGGTTATGCATGCCGCTTTAAACAATCCTAAAATTAAGGATTTCAAAATGCTTTCTATCGACTCAAGCCAAAGCACTCATGAAAATGATAGAATTTACATGCCAGACTTTGCGCCTTCCGACGGAAAAAATTACAGCATAGAAGTACTCGGACCTGTTACGGATAAAGATAAAAATGATAATATTCGTTTAGAAAAAATAAGCGATTACGGAAAAACAAAAAACGGCCATTCTATAATTTTAAGGCTGCATTACGGAAAATTTAAAGTATTATTTGGTGGAGATTTAAATAAGCCTGCCGAAAAATTTCTTCTAAAACATTACACAAAACGAAAATCGTTTCCTAGATACGGTACCGAAGCATCAAAAATCATGATTGAAGAAGCAAAACATTGGTTTAATGCTGAAGTAATGAAGGTTTGTCATCACGGCGCAGCCGACGTTACTAACGAATTTATGTCGTCTGTAAATCCGGCTTGCTTTGTAATTTCTTCTGGAGATCAAGAAGGTCACGTACATCCAAGACCAGATTTATTAGGACGCTTAGGTAAATACGGCAGAGGCGATTCTCCCGTTTTACTTTCCACAGAATTACAGCGCTCTACACGAGAGCATGAAGATAAAAACGTAATCTCTACCTTGAAGAAAAACATTGGCAAAATGGTGAAAAATCCGTCGGATAAGCTCAACGCTTTAATCGAAGAAGGTATTAACCATTTAGCAAAAACCAATGTAGACGTATACGGCGCTATCTATCTTAAAACAGATGGCGAACGCCTGATAACCGCTTTTAAAATTGAAGAAAAATCTAAATTAAAAAAGTGGTTTTATTTTGAATATAAAATTGACGATTCTGGTGAACTTACCTTAATTAGTTAA
- the ggt gene encoding gamma-glutamyltransferase encodes MKHILYTALLLSFFVSCKKEVKAPESIKQTGLITQNAMVVSARVEASKIGNDILKKGGNAFDAMAATELALAVAYPYAGNLGGGGFMVYRKANGETGAIDYREKAPMAATKNMYLDESGNVIPEKSTLGAMAVGVPGTVAGVFEVHKKLGSLPIEDILNPVIALARKGVLVTEKQEKRIEHYQPFFKKANKDSILFDKAWKANDTIKYSNLAETLERILEHGKDGFYKGETAKTLASFIQDNGGIITEEDLASYEAQWRTPISFSYDDLKIISMSPPSSGGVCLAQIMKMIEPFHIDEFGHNSEKTIQVITEAERRAYADRSFYLGDPDFVEIPIETLINEAYLGGRMDNFSFEKATSSKDVSHGNIAIIESDETTHYSIVDQFGNAISATTTLNGAYGSKLYCSELGFFLNNEMDDFSSKPGEPNMFGLIGAEANSIVPQKRMLSSMTPTIVEKNGELFMSVGTPGGATIITSVLQTILNVHEFNMTMQEAVNAPRFHHQWFPDEINMEPNSFDKTIIANLEKLGYSINEKDSPVIGKVDGILVLNDKTLEGGADYRGDDTAVGF; translated from the coding sequence ATGAAACACATTCTATATACTGCACTTTTACTCTCATTTTTTGTTTCATGTAAAAAAGAAGTTAAAGCACCCGAAAGCATAAAACAAACTGGGTTAATAACTCAAAATGCTATGGTTGTTTCGGCACGTGTTGAAGCCTCTAAAATAGGAAATGATATTCTTAAAAAAGGAGGAAATGCCTTTGATGCTATGGCTGCCACAGAACTTGCCTTAGCTGTTGCATATCCATACGCTGGTAATTTAGGCGGTGGAGGATTTATGGTTTACCGTAAAGCAAATGGAGAAACTGGCGCTATAGATTACCGTGAAAAAGCACCAATGGCTGCTACTAAAAACATGTATTTAGATGAAAGCGGCAACGTAATTCCAGAAAAAAGTACACTTGGTGCTATGGCTGTTGGCGTACCAGGAACGGTTGCTGGAGTATTTGAAGTGCACAAAAAACTTGGCTCTTTACCTATTGAAGATATATTGAACCCCGTAATCGCTTTAGCTAGAAAAGGGGTTTTAGTTACCGAAAAACAAGAAAAACGTATTGAACACTACCAACCATTTTTTAAGAAGGCGAATAAAGACTCTATTCTTTTTGATAAAGCTTGGAAAGCAAACGACACCATTAAATACTCTAACTTAGCGGAAACGCTAGAACGTATTTTAGAACATGGAAAAGATGGATTTTATAAAGGTGAAACGGCTAAAACACTAGCTAGTTTCATTCAAGATAACGGAGGAATCATCACAGAAGAAGATTTAGCCAGCTATGAAGCCCAATGGCGTACACCTATTAGTTTTTCTTATGATGATTTAAAAATTATTTCGATGTCGCCACCCTCTAGTGGAGGCGTTTGTTTGGCACAAATAATGAAAATGATTGAACCTTTTCATATCGATGAATTTGGTCATAATTCTGAAAAAACCATTCAAGTAATTACCGAAGCCGAACGTCGCGCTTATGCCGATAGAAGTTTTTATTTAGGTGATCCTGATTTTGTAGAAATCCCAATTGAAACTTTAATTAATGAAGCTTATTTAGGCGGTAGAATGGACAATTTTTCATTTGAAAAAGCAACGTCTTCTAAAGATGTTTCTCATGGAAATATTGCTATCATTGAAAGTGATGAAACCACGCACTACTCTATTGTAGATCAATTTGGAAATGCTATTTCTGCAACAACAACGCTAAATGGCGCCTACGGTTCTAAATTGTATTGCTCGGAGCTTGGCTTTTTCTTAAATAACGAAATGGACGATTTTAGTAGCAAACCAGGAGAACCTAACATGTTCGGACTTATTGGAGCCGAAGCAAATAGCATTGTACCCCAAAAACGTATGTTAAGTTCTATGACACCAACAATTGTTGAGAAAAACGGTGAGTTATTTATGTCTGTTGGTACACCAGGAGGCGCCACCATAATCACATCGGTTTTACAAACTATTTTAAATGTTCACGAATTCAATATGACCATGCAAGAAGCAGTAAACGCGCCACGGTTTCACCACCAATGGTTCCCAGATGAAATTAACATGGAACCTAATTCTTTCGATAAAACTATAATTGCAAACCTTGAAAAATTAGGGTATTCAATTAATGAAAAAGATTCTCCTGTAATAGGAAAAGTAGATGGAATTCTTGTTTTAAATGATAAAACGTTGGAAGGAGGCGCAGATTATCGTGGAGATGATACCGCGGTTGGGTTTTAA
- a CDS encoding T9SS type B sorting domain-containing protein: MKNKYLLLLFLVFLTIFNGDISNVFALNTDNIHSINNSEISGYTMNLTAKGEECAGDGNIQIEINASEIGATFEFLVYDTSDLTTPINSETVFEGPISSADFTTNITTINSGTYIIRATETIGATDTIIEQVITVANNIVPITFDAIQESACLGTINVLLNSGNVLEYRVRQAGVLIETITQAQIDAGTESTFTNLAFGDYTIEVEDVCGNIVVQGINLIDLAPTYTNPYVFNNNIDNEDCSQTKLFIYVLEELSTGSITNDLDENFYPFDVTITYDDDADGNDTVMTDTWTSNNENGAYYNLPTQDTSYSVTTQITNVCGSVVYLSTVDFSGPPKLNVIPRTTQECGGQRLRFSDFANFAFPMTIEVLSAPAAFDLNNDPNLYNSIFPVGSNISDPIPNANTLYFGHYNLSLPDGSYTFAFKDNCGRQVNKTINVVTDNSPRELSIRTREGCGATGNLEINVTKQGTSDTTSAAGFNSVTITSAPANYTGPLTIDIVTSTVNNFYGDFIYLYDLPAGDYTFDVETTCGYSLTGSKTINGVLFKDVDASITSFCGSFNLNLTATFNITNPTFVLQKFNTTDGVWANINSATAELTNYVDNTYLYQDSNTSVILTNTQNNYGQFITDSGFINNVTGSGLFRIYYSFLRTSEQERCYNTLQEFTIGDNNITLVDFSVIDCGNGTNDLLIDALGVNLNYELISKDGVALSPAIDNGNDPVFTGLTPGLYEVQISDDCGAISNFVINANKSQLSVIQPYNLCVGENGFLTTNALSIIDVTWTKDGDPSFSATGNTLNFTPYSATDTGTYNAVLSYSANPNSCANQTLSYTVTSAPPIAGNGQTVDIAFIDTTLENLFDYINGPYDNFGIWTETTATPSGTLNDNLWDATGLEAGTYTFDYVVDTGCNGIDSTTVTINILESDLTAIDNSVLDICPSTIYNNLLNVLDNDTYGQQPLVQTDFLVTTETADPENVITIDAMGNIDVNNISLPGQTYTLEYKITETTNTDNFDTAFLTVTIKSISESVSPTFSTTPTQVQCYDDIPSSTILSQTEFETLGNADGLINNNNCGLIEITAANSLDTGNCNQTVTRTYTVIEYLDINNDNIYNTGDTLFYETISTKNYLVNDTVAPSLTGTIAETTIAKCSVSDADIAVTTVPELELMGLTITDSCSNDNDLIVTSDDTVTGTDPIVITRTYTIKDRCDNATSTIQIINIEDNESPTINCAIDITIDTDTGLCTASNVNLGNITAVDNCIVASLTNNAPTIFPTGDTTITWTATDGVGNTSTCEQIVTVEDNESPTFTAPDDIEIFSDINSNYDISINITGDVLDELDNCSTGIQATFIDTIVDGECPGSKIITRTWSLEDTNGNSAIDQIQTITVLNDTILANQNLETYSVCDDTPETDNNTANNTTVFDLSIQDNNVLNGLDNTIYSVSYYPTFDDAEQKSNTLPNLYENTINPQTIYARVDNNSPGSTCYAITELGLMVESLPYIQLEESYLICVDTNGIAIDDSTVINIPLNKPEYSFSWYYNGIIIPNETEPSLIPNQSGEYNLIVTDMLSPFMCSNNYTIIVEASAPPELSYELTPAFANLHDVTVTATASEISTITTNHTFILNDGSPQLGTINSDGTSSYTFTNIKPGYNVVTANNIDGCGENSIEIFVIDYPLYFTPNNDGYNDTWNIYSIDTQPDAIIYIFDRYGRLLKQLNPKGKGWDGTYNGNLMPTNDYWFTVEYREPKTNERKIMKAHFTLKR, from the coding sequence ATGAAAAACAAATACCTACTACTGCTTTTTTTAGTGTTTTTAACAATATTCAATGGCGATATATCTAATGTGTTCGCATTAAACACAGATAATATACATTCAATAAATAACTCTGAAATTTCTGGTTACACCATGAATCTTACTGCTAAAGGAGAAGAGTGCGCGGGAGACGGAAACATCCAAATAGAAATCAATGCTTCTGAAATAGGCGCTACTTTTGAGTTTTTAGTTTATGACACCTCAGATTTAACAACACCAATAAATAGTGAAACAGTATTTGAAGGACCAATTAGTTCTGCTGACTTTACAACCAATATAACAACTATAAATAGTGGCACCTATATTATAAGAGCAACTGAAACCATTGGAGCTACTGATACAATAATAGAACAAGTAATTACAGTCGCTAATAACATTGTACCTATTACTTTTGACGCCATCCAAGAAAGTGCTTGTTTAGGAACTATCAATGTATTATTAAACTCTGGTAATGTTTTAGAATATAGAGTTAGACAAGCTGGTGTGTTAATTGAAACCATTACTCAGGCTCAAATAGACGCTGGTACTGAAAGTACGTTTACAAATTTAGCCTTTGGAGACTACACCATTGAAGTTGAAGATGTTTGTGGCAACATAGTAGTTCAAGGAATTAATTTAATAGACCTAGCCCCTACTTATACAAACCCTTATGTATTTAATAATAATATTGATAACGAAGATTGCTCGCAAACAAAACTTTTTATTTATGTATTGGAAGAATTAAGCACAGGAAGTATAACAAATGATCTTGATGAAAACTTTTATCCTTTTGATGTAACAATAACTTATGATGATGATGCCGATGGAAATGATACAGTGATGACTGATACCTGGACCTCCAACAATGAAAATGGGGCCTATTATAATCTTCCAACACAAGACACATCATATTCAGTGACAACACAAATAACAAATGTGTGTGGTAGCGTTGTTTATTTAAGTACTGTTGATTTTTCTGGTCCACCAAAATTAAATGTTATTCCGCGAACAACTCAAGAATGTGGAGGACAGCGTCTGAGGTTTTCCGATTTTGCAAACTTTGCATTTCCAATGACCATTGAGGTTTTATCTGCACCAGCCGCTTTCGATCTAAATAATGATCCAAACCTTTATAACTCTATTTTTCCTGTTGGATCTAATATTTCTGATCCAATTCCCAACGCTAACACTTTATATTTTGGACACTACAACTTAAGCCTTCCTGATGGAAGTTACACTTTTGCATTTAAAGACAACTGTGGTCGCCAAGTAAATAAAACTATAAACGTTGTAACCGATAACAGCCCAAGAGAATTAAGTATTAGAACCAGAGAAGGTTGTGGTGCAACAGGTAATTTAGAAATAAATGTAACAAAGCAAGGAACTTCTGATACAACTTCAGCTGCTGGCTTTAACAGCGTAACTATTACCTCTGCACCTGCAAACTACACAGGGCCACTAACAATAGACATAGTAACATCTACTGTTAATAATTTTTATGGAGATTTCATATACCTTTATGATTTACCTGCAGGTGATTATACTTTTGATGTAGAAACAACATGCGGCTACTCTTTAACTGGCTCCAAAACTATCAATGGAGTTCTTTTTAAAGATGTGGACGCCTCGATTACATCATTTTGTGGTAGCTTTAATCTTAATCTAACTGCGACATTTAATATAACCAATCCAACCTTTGTTCTTCAAAAATTTAACACTACAGATGGCGTTTGGGCAAATATTAATAGTGCTACTGCCGAGTTAACTAATTATGTAGATAACACATATTTATACCAAGATAGCAACACCTCTGTTATATTAACTAATACTCAAAATAACTATGGGCAATTCATAACTGATAGTGGTTTTATTAATAATGTTACCGGATCTGGATTATTTAGAATTTATTATTCTTTTTTAAGAACTAGTGAGCAAGAACGTTGCTATAACACGCTTCAAGAATTTACAATTGGTGATAATAACATTACGCTTGTTGATTTTTCTGTAATCGATTGTGGAAATGGCACTAATGATTTATTAATTGATGCATTAGGTGTCAATTTAAATTATGAGTTAATAAGTAAAGATGGAGTTGCACTTAGCCCTGCTATTGATAACGGTAACGATCCTGTGTTTACAGGCTTAACACCTGGTCTATACGAGGTACAAATAAGTGATGATTGTGGCGCTATAAGTAATTTTGTTATTAATGCTAATAAATCTCAATTATCTGTTATACAGCCCTACAACTTGTGTGTTGGAGAAAATGGTTTTCTTACTACTAATGCTTTATCAATTATTGATGTTACATGGACCAAAGATGGAGACCCTAGTTTTTCTGCTACGGGAAACACTTTAAATTTCACACCGTACTCTGCTACAGATACTGGTACATATAATGCAGTTCTAAGCTATAGTGCTAATCCAAATTCTTGTGCTAACCAAACCTTAAGTTATACAGTTACTAGTGCACCGCCTATTGCTGGTAATGGACAAACTGTAGATATCGCATTTATAGATACTACTTTAGAGAATTTATTCGACTACATTAATGGTCCTTATGATAATTTTGGAATCTGGACAGAAACTACTGCAACACCTTCAGGCACTTTAAATGATAATTTATGGGATGCAACTGGATTAGAGGCCGGAACTTACACTTTTGATTATGTTGTTGATACTGGTTGCAATGGTATAGATAGCACTACAGTAACTATAAACATATTAGAAAGTGATTTAACAGCTATTGACAATTCTGTTTTAGATATCTGCCCATCAACAATTTACAACAACCTTTTAAATGTGTTAGATAATGACACCTACGGTCAACAGCCATTAGTACAAACCGATTTTTTAGTAACTACAGAAACTGCAGATCCGGAAAACGTAATTACCATAGACGCCATGGGAAATATAGATGTAAATAACATCAGTTTACCTGGACAAACTTACACATTAGAATACAAAATTACAGAAACAACAAATACTGATAACTTTGATACAGCATTCTTAACCGTAACTATAAAATCCATTTCTGAATCGGTTTCTCCAACTTTTTCTACAACCCCTACACAAGTTCAATGTTATGATGACATACCATCGAGCACTATTTTAAGTCAAACAGAATTTGAAACTTTAGGAAATGCCGATGGCTTAATTAACAATAATAATTGTGGCCTAATAGAAATCACAGCAGCAAATAGTCTAGATACTGGTAATTGTAATCAAACCGTAACCCGAACCTATACTGTAATAGAGTACTTAGATATCAATAATGATAACATTTATAATACAGGAGACACTTTATTCTATGAAACAATTTCTACTAAAAACTACTTAGTAAACGATACAGTGGCTCCTAGTTTAACCGGTACAATAGCAGAAACAACAATAGCAAAATGCTCTGTTAGCGATGCCGACATAGCAGTAACTACCGTACCTGAGTTAGAACTCATGGGATTAACTATTACAGATTCATGTAGCAATGATAACGATTTAATTGTAACAAGCGATGACACAGTTACCGGTACCGACCCAATTGTAATAACAAGAACTTATACCATTAAAGATCGTTGCGACAACGCTACTAGTACCATTCAAATAATAAATATAGAGGATAACGAAAGTCCAACTATTAATTGCGCTATTGACATAACAATAGATACAGATACTGGATTATGCACTGCTAGCAATGTAAATTTAGGAAACATAACAGCTGTTGATAACTGTATTGTTGCTAGTTTAACAAATAACGCTCCTACAATTTTTCCTACTGGAGATACTACAATAACTTGGACAGCGACAGATGGAGTTGGAAACACCAGTACTTGCGAACAAATTGTTACTGTAGAAGATAACGAAAGTCCGACATTTACTGCTCCAGATGATATTGAAATTTTTTCAGACATTAACTCTAACTATGATATTAGTATTAATATTACTGGCGATGTATTAGATGAATTGGATAATTGTTCTACAGGAATTCAAGCCACTTTTATAGACACTATTGTTGACGGCGAATGTCCTGGTTCTAAAATCATTACTAGAACATGGAGTTTAGAAGATACTAATGGCAATTCGGCTATAGATCAAATACAAACTATTACAGTCTTAAACGATACTATTCTGGCAAATCAAAATTTAGAAACTTATAGTGTTTGCGATGACACCCCTGAAACAGATAATAATACAGCAAACAATACCACTGTTTTCGATTTAAGCATCCAAGACAACAATGTTCTAAACGGCTTAGATAATACTATATATTCTGTTAGTTATTATCCGACTTTTGATGATGCGGAACAAAAATCAAATACTCTACCTAATCTTTACGAAAACACAATTAATCCTCAAACTATATATGCGCGAGTAGATAACAATTCACCAGGAAGCACATGTTATGCCATTACCGAACTAGGGTTAATGGTAGAAAGTTTACCATATATTCAATTAGAAGAATCATACTTAATATGTGTTGACACCAATGGAATTGCTATTGACGATTCTACGGTAATAAATATTCCTTTAAATAAACCGGAATATAGCTTTTCTTGGTATTACAACGGTATAATTATACCAAACGAAACGGAACCATCACTAATACCAAATCAAAGTGGTGAATACAATCTTATTGTAACCGATATGCTTAGCCCTTTCATGTGCTCCAATAACTATACAATTATAGTTGAGGCGAGTGCACCTCCAGAATTAAGCTACGAGTTAACACCTGCATTTGCAAACCTGCATGATGTAACAGTAACCGCGACTGCTTCTGAAATTAGTACAATAACAACAAATCATACATTTATTTTAAACGATGGCTCCCCACAATTAGGTACAATTAATAGTGACGGTACTTCAAGCTACACTTTCACAAATATTAAACCTGGTTACAATGTAGTAACAGCTAATAATATCGACGGATGTGGTGAAAACAGTATTGAGATATTCGTTATAGATTACCCACTATACTTCACACCAAATAATGATGGCTACAACGATACCTGGAACATTTATTCTATAGATACTCAACCCGATGCTATAATTTATATTTTCGATCGTTACGGAAGGTTATTAAAACAACTAAACCCTAAAGGTAAAGGATGGGATGGCACTTATAATGGTAATTTAATGCCTACAAACGATTATTGGTTTACTGTAGAATATAGGGAACCAAAAACAAATGAGAGAAAAATTATGAAGGCACACTTCACACTTAAAAGATAA
- the glmM gene encoding phosphoglucosamine mutase has product MTLIKSISGIRGTIGGQVGDNLTPIDAVKFASAYGVWLKENRKKENYKVVVGRDARISGKMMQNLVMNTLIGLGIDVVDLGLSTTPTVEVAVTLEHADGGIILTASHNPKQWNALKLLNEKGEFLDAIEGEKILNIAESDTMNFAEVDDLGKITKNKAYIDLHIIEVLDLDLVNVNDIEAAKFKVVVDGVNSTGGIAIPLLLERLGVEVVKLYCEPNGEFPHNPEPLKEHLTDLSEEVKKHNADFGIVVDPDVDRLAFMDENGNMFGEEYTLVACADYVLSKTPGNTVSNMSSTRALRDVTEKYGGTYEASAVGEVNVVDLMKKNKVVIGGEGNGGIIYPDSHYGRDALVGVALFLSLLAERQMSVSALRATYPDYFMSKKKIQLTPGLDVDGILKEIETRYQNEQLTTIDGVKIDFAESWAHLRKSNTEPIIRIYTEAKSQTEADTLADKFIEEIGAIAKQ; this is encoded by the coding sequence ATGACACTAATAAAATCAATTTCAGGAATTCGCGGGACTATTGGCGGGCAAGTAGGTGATAATTTAACACCTATTGATGCTGTTAAATTTGCATCGGCATATGGCGTTTGGCTTAAAGAAAACCGTAAAAAAGAAAACTATAAAGTGGTTGTTGGTCGTGATGCTCGTATTTCGGGTAAAATGATGCAAAACTTAGTTATGAATACACTAATTGGTTTAGGTATTGATGTAGTCGATTTAGGTCTTTCTACAACACCAACCGTTGAGGTTGCTGTAACTTTAGAGCATGCCGATGGTGGTATTATTCTAACAGCAAGCCATAATCCAAAACAATGGAATGCCTTAAAATTACTTAATGAAAAAGGTGAGTTTTTAGATGCTATTGAAGGTGAAAAAATATTGAATATTGCTGAAAGCGATACCATGAATTTTGCTGAAGTAGACGATTTAGGAAAAATCACAAAAAATAAAGCTTACATAGATTTACATATTATTGAAGTGCTAGATTTAGATTTAGTAAACGTAAATGATATTGAAGCAGCTAAATTTAAAGTAGTTGTAGATGGTGTTAATTCTACTGGAGGTATTGCTATTCCTTTGCTTTTAGAACGTTTAGGAGTTGAGGTTGTAAAACTTTATTGTGAGCCAAATGGTGAATTTCCACATAATCCAGAACCATTAAAAGAGCATTTAACAGATTTATCTGAAGAGGTTAAAAAACATAACGCCGATTTCGGAATTGTGGTAGATCCAGATGTAGATCGTTTAGCCTTTATGGACGAAAACGGTAATATGTTTGGTGAAGAGTATACTTTAGTAGCTTGTGCAGATTATGTGTTAAGTAAAACACCAGGAAACACAGTAAGCAATATGAGTTCTACTCGTGCCTTACGTGATGTTACTGAAAAGTACGGAGGAACTTACGAAGCTAGTGCAGTAGGCGAGGTGAATGTGGTAGATTTAATGAAAAAAAATAAAGTGGTTATCGGTGGTGAAGGTAATGGAGGTATTATCTATCCAGATTCTCACTACGGTCGTGATGCACTTGTTGGTGTCGCGTTATTTTTAAGTTTATTAGCAGAAAGACAAATGTCTGTTAGTGCACTTAGAGCAACGTATCCTGATTATTTTATGAGTAAGAAGAAAATTCAATTAACACCAGGTTTAGATGTTGATGGTATTTTAAAGGAAATTGAAACACGTTACCAAAACGAGCAATTAACAACTATTGATGGTGTAAAAATTGACTTTGCAGAAAGTTGGGCACATTTACGTAAAAGTAATACAGAGCCAATAATTAGAATTTACACTGAAGCAAAATCGCAAACTGAAGCAGATACTTTAGCCGATAAATTTATTGAAGAAATTGGCGCTATTGCGAAACAGTAG
- a CDS encoding ACP phosphodiesterase: MNYLAHIYLSGDNDLVTVGNFIADGIKGKNYKNYQRDIQIGILLHRNIDTYTDAHKTVRLSTKRLHENYGHYSGVIVDILYDHFLAKNWTAYSSVPLAKYVDTFYDSLEDNYSALPSRIQKMMPYMISDNWLLSYASIEGISKVLDGMNRRTKNRSGMDKAVHELELFYKEFESEFSSFFDELIAFSSEKLKELNETIL, from the coding sequence ATGAACTATTTAGCACATATTTATCTTTCAGGGGATAATGATTTGGTAACAGTCGGAAATTTTATTGCCGATGGTATTAAAGGAAAAAATTATAAAAATTACCAAAGAGACATTCAAATTGGTATTTTATTACACCGAAATATAGATACTTACACAGATGCTCATAAAACAGTTAGACTGAGTACTAAAAGGCTTCATGAAAATTACGGCCATTATTCTGGAGTGATTGTCGATATACTTTACGATCATTTTTTGGCTAAAAACTGGACCGCTTATTCTAGTGTCCCTTTGGCAAAATATGTCGATACCTTTTACGATTCTCTAGAAGATAATTACAGTGCGCTTCCTTCACGAATTCAAAAAATGATGCCTTACATGATTAGCGACAACTGGTTACTAAGCTACGCATCCATTGAAGGTATATCTAAAGTTTTAGATGGCATGAACCGACGTACAAAAAACAGATCGGGAATGGACAAAGCCGTACACGAACTAGAACTTTTCTATAAAGAATTTGAAAGTGAATTTTCTTCATTCTTTGATGAACTTATCGCTTTCTCAAGTGAAAAATTAAAAGAACTTAACGAAACAATTTTATGA